Below is a window of Streptomyces sp. NBC_00223 DNA.
GTCGTTCCTTGGGCCGCGAGGCCACGGCGACGCTTCCGTCGGCGCCGAAGCGCAACGGCAGGCCGCCGTCGGCCACTTGGGTGCCGACTCCCGCCCGTGTGTAGAAGGCGGGGATTCCGCAGCCGCCCGCCCTCAGTCGCTCGGCCAGCGTGCCCTGGGGGATGAGTTCCACTTCGAGTTCCCCGGAAAGGTACTGACGGGCGAACTCCTTGTTCTCGCCGACATAGCTTCCGGTCACCCGGGCGATACGGCCGGCGGCGATGAGGGGGCCCAGTCCGGCACTGTCGACACCGCAGTTGTTGGACACGACGGAGAGCCCCGTCGTCCCGTGCTCGAACAGCGCCTCGATCAGAACCGAGGGTATGCCGCACAGTCCGAACCCGCCGACGGCGAGCGAGGATCCGTCGGCGATGTCCGCCACCGCCTCCCGGGCGCTCGCACAGACCTTGTTCACAACTCGTCTTCTTCCTGTCGCGGTGGGCGGGTGCCAGGCGCCCACGCCGAAAGCCGGCAACGGGCAGCCGGCAGGCACGGGCGCGGGCCCGCGGGTCGGGCGGCCCGCCGGAGAACCCGCCGCTGTTCGGGAAGCCTCAGCGGCGGCCCGGCGCCCGGCGGGGGCGGCGACGGGCTCGCTCACGACCCGGTCGTTCAGTCACCCGACGAGAACAGCTCGTCGCGGTGCTCCTGCGACCCGCGGTAGACGTCACCGAGATGGTGCTGCATCGCCTGCCGGGCGGCCTCCGGATCCTTGCGGACGATGGCGTCCACCAACGCGCGGTGCTCGTCCACCGCCCGGGCCTCCCGGCCCGGAAGTTCCACCGTCAGTTCACGGCTCTTCCGGGCCAGCACGGTCAGACTGGCGATGACCCCGATGAGCAGGTCATTGTGGGACGCCTCGATAATGCTGCGGTGAAGCGTGACATCGGCGGACAGCCGGCTTTCTCTGTCCAGTCCCGTTTCGCAGAGCGGCTGCAATGCTTCCTGTATACGTGC
It encodes the following:
- a CDS encoding CoA transferase subunit A, encoding MNKVCASAREAVADIADGSSLAVGGFGLCGIPSVLIEALFEHGTTGLSVVSNNCGVDSAGLGPLIAAGRIARVTGSYVGENKEFARQYLSGELEVELIPQGTLAERLRAGGCGIPAFYTRAGVGTQVADGGLPLRFGADGSVAVASRPKERRTFDGHEHILETAITTDFALVRAARGDRHGNLVFHRSARNFNPLAAMAGRVTVAEVEELVEPGTLDPDAVHLPGVFVQRVVPLTPAQAADKLIEKATVRR